A single Alphaproteobacteria bacterium DNA region contains:
- the flgH gene encoding flagellar basal body L-ring protein FlgH — protein MRTRILTNGAFIKMVMLTSALVSLSACNAGQRLSELGEAPALSSVENPSKLAGPEPVSFPMPQKEEYKHQANSLWQSGARQFLKDQRAGKVGDILTVIIQVADKAEFKNVTKRSRTTNEDDSAPKILGFETKLHKYLPEAVDPTSLLNIKGKTQQDGKGEMTRTDTVNMRVAAVVTQVLPNGNLVIAGKQEMVVNYDMRELKVTGVIRPEDISSQNAINYDQIAEARISYGGRGQLMDVQQARYGSQLLDIIFPF, from the coding sequence ATGAGAACACGAATTCTTACCAACGGGGCATTCATCAAAATGGTAATGCTCACCAGCGCACTGGTCAGCCTTAGCGCATGCAATGCGGGGCAACGCCTGTCTGAACTGGGTGAAGCGCCAGCATTGAGCTCCGTTGAAAACCCGTCCAAACTTGCGGGGCCAGAACCCGTTTCATTCCCGATGCCACAAAAGGAAGAATATAAGCACCAGGCGAATTCCTTATGGCAATCCGGCGCGCGCCAATTCCTGAAAGACCAGCGCGCTGGCAAGGTTGGCGATATTCTGACCGTGATTATTCAAGTAGCAGATAAGGCCGAGTTCAAGAACGTAACCAAGCGTTCACGCACCACGAATGAAGATGACAGCGCACCAAAAATCCTTGGCTTTGAAACCAAGCTGCATAAATACTTGCCAGAAGCTGTTGACCCAACCAGCCTCTTGAACATCAAGGGCAAAACCCAACAAGATGGCAAAGGCGAAATGACACGTACCGATACCGTCAACATGCGGGTTGCTGCTGTGGTGACTCAAGTATTGCCAAACGGCAATCTGGTAATTGCCGGTAAGCAGGAAATGGTTGTGAATTACGATATGCGTGAATTAAAAGTCACCGGCGTTATTCGCCCAGAAGATATCAGCTCACAAAACGCTATCAATTACGACCAGATTGCCGAAGCCCGCATTTCATACGGCGGCCGCGGTCAGTTGATGGATGTTCAGCAAGCACGCTACGGCTCGCAGCTGCTCGATATCATCTTCCCGTTCTAA
- the flgA gene encoding flagellar basal body P-ring formation chaperone FlgA, whose amino-acid sequence MTSAKKLLLLLAASWAVSMAAPCLAATTRGEVLLEGSNVTLGDLFINAGDKAGMIVAQAPAPGMKTSYDVTALNQIARSNGFDWKPENTYERVVVTRDSNSLNSTKIKELVTAEIAKVVPSKDLDIALDNQSIEIHRAKSEPLSYHFSEIKYDPIKSRFETNLIVDRAGSPDAEVIKLSGRAMLMVQVAILNRSVTTGDVITEHDVEWSRVAVDKAGADAVTDPSRLVNAESRRALNVGSVLRMRDLRGAKMVLKGAIITIAVETPNMTLSTQGRAMADGAMGDTIQVINTQSNRAVDAVVVGSGKVSVTPRELLSKVAAK is encoded by the coding sequence ATGACTAGCGCCAAAAAGCTCCTCCTCCTCCTCGCCGCAAGTTGGGCTGTTAGCATGGCCGCACCATGCCTAGCTGCAACAACGCGCGGCGAGGTTCTTTTAGAGGGAAGCAATGTGACGCTGGGTGATTTGTTTATAAATGCCGGCGATAAGGCTGGTATGATTGTCGCGCAGGCCCCGGCACCAGGCATGAAAACTAGCTATGATGTAACGGCACTTAATCAAATTGCCCGTTCCAACGGTTTTGATTGGAAGCCCGAAAATACATATGAACGTGTGGTTGTAACACGTGATAGCAACTCATTGAACTCAACGAAAATCAAGGAACTGGTTACAGCCGAAATTGCCAAGGTTGTACCATCCAAGGATCTGGATATTGCACTGGATAACCAGAGCATTGAAATCCACCGCGCAAAAAGCGAACCGCTTAGCTATCATTTTTCTGAAATCAAATACGACCCGATTAAAAGCCGTTTTGAAACCAACCTGATTGTTGATCGTGCAGGATCACCTGACGCTGAAGTTATCAAGCTATCAGGCCGTGCAATGCTGATGGTACAAGTCGCGATTCTTAATCGTAGCGTTACCACTGGCGATGTGATTACCGAACATGATGTCGAATGGTCGCGAGTGGCCGTTGATAAAGCTGGCGCGGATGCAGTAACTGATCCTTCACGTCTCGTGAATGCAGAAAGCCGTCGCGCATTGAATGTTGGCAGCGTGTTACGCATGCGTGATTTGCGCGGCGCAAAAATGGTTTTGAAAGGCGCAATTATCACCATCGCCGTTGAAACACCTAACATGACGTTAAGCACCCAAGGACGCGCCATGGCCGATGGCGCAATGGGGGATACGATTCAGGTTATTAATACACAAAGCAACCGCGCAGTAGATGCGGTGGTTGTTGGCAGCGGAAAAGTTTCAGTAACGCCACGTGAATTATTGAGCAAGGTTGCAGCAAAATAG
- the flgG gene encoding flagellar basal-body rod protein FlgG: protein MRSMLIGATGMQAQELNVEVISNNIANISTSGFKRQRAEFQDMIYENIRRPGSTSTDAGNIVPTGIQVGMGVRPAAVYRINSQGNVTITDNPLDISVSGRGFFQVQLPDGTTAYTRAGSMQLNADGVIVNADGYPIQPSITIPSNAIDVTINSSGEVLVKQDGTTTLTNVGQLQLATFVNPAGLEAIGNNLLRESPASGTPTTGAPASTGFGEVRQGSIENSNVNVVSEITSLITAQRAYEMNSRVIKASDEMLSTVSQLR from the coding sequence ATGCGTAGTATGCTTATCGGCGCAACGGGAATGCAAGCACAGGAATTAAATGTGGAAGTCATTTCCAATAACATCGCCAATATTTCGACGAGCGGGTTCAAGCGCCAACGCGCAGAATTCCAGGATATGATTTACGAGAACATCCGCCGCCCCGGCTCTACGTCAACCGACGCTGGCAACATTGTTCCAACAGGCATTCAAGTGGGAATGGGCGTGCGTCCTGCGGCTGTGTACCGCATCAATTCGCAAGGCAACGTAACCATTACCGATAATCCGCTTGATATTTCCGTATCTGGCCGCGGCTTTTTTCAGGTCCAATTACCGGATGGCACCACAGCTTATACACGCGCAGGTTCCATGCAGCTCAACGCAGATGGCGTGATTGTAAATGCGGATGGGTACCCTATTCAGCCATCCATCACCATTCCAAGTAATGCGATTGACGTGACCATCAATTCCAGCGGCGAAGTATTGGTGAAACAAGATGGCACCACCACCTTGACTAATGTAGGTCAGCTGCAGCTTGCAACCTTTGTGAACCCGGCTGGCCTTGAAGCTATTGGTAACAACTTGCTGCGGGAATCCCCCGCTTCCGGTACGCCAACAACTGGTGCTCCAGCATCAACCGGTTTTGGCGAAGTACGCCAAGGTTCGATTGAAAATTCAAACGTCAACGTCGTTTCAGAAATTACCAGCCTGATTACCGCGCAACGTGCTTATGAAATGAATTCCCGTGTGATTAAAGCATCGGATGAAATGCTCAGCACGGTCAGCCAGCTCCGTTAA
- the flgF gene encoding flagellar basal-body rod protein FlgF, translating to MESPVYVLLSQQEALQRQMDIVAQNIANVNTTGYKSNDVLFQDYMVKPAPKFTHHMVLDRATLRNTTQGTFIKTENPLDIAIAGQGYFAVDTPQGVQYTRQGSFQLDAEGNLVTPDGYAVLSGGGSNVTIPSDAKSILISQDGTLSTENGKIGRLQVVKFQNEQLMKQTYGGFYKSDELPEVDEDAQLNQGMVEASNVKSVTEMTHVIEISRAYERVARLIDTENQRLTNAIRSLGKVA from the coding sequence ATGGAATCGCCAGTATATGTTTTGCTATCACAACAAGAAGCTCTGCAACGGCAGATGGACATTGTCGCGCAGAATATCGCGAATGTGAACACCACTGGCTATAAATCGAACGACGTATTGTTCCAAGATTATATGGTGAAGCCTGCACCAAAATTCACACATCACATGGTGCTGGATCGCGCAACCTTGCGAAACACCACCCAAGGAACATTTATTAAAACTGAAAATCCATTAGATATCGCGATTGCCGGGCAAGGCTATTTTGCAGTTGATACGCCACAAGGCGTCCAATATACGCGCCAAGGAAGTTTCCAACTGGATGCCGAAGGCAATCTGGTAACGCCAGATGGCTATGCTGTACTCTCCGGTGGCGGCTCGAATGTCACTATTCCAAGCGATGCGAAAAGTATTTTGATTTCACAAGACGGCACCCTTTCAACCGAAAACGGAAAAATTGGTCGCTTGCAGGTTGTCAAGTTCCAGAATGAACAACTAATGAAGCAGACCTATGGCGGCTTTTACAAAAGCGACGAACTGCCAGAAGTAGATGAAGATGCACAACTAAACCAAGGCATGGTCGAAGCATCCAACGTCAAATCAGTTACCGAGATGACGCATGTAATTGAGATTTCGCGCGCTTATGAACGCGTCGCTCGTTTAATTGACACCGAAAATCAACGGTTAACTAACGCCATTCGCTCACTCGGTAAAGTGGCATAA